The Fusarium falciforme chromosome 7, complete sequence genome window below encodes:
- a CDS encoding Zn(2)-C6 fungal-type domain-containing protein: MLNPVEALSKYPPTLSIISDTFSSAFSRSVTYQNDTQTTSTMSGATRPKLRTKTGCLTCRQRRKKCNEKFPVCDACSLSSRNCQWPSSSDLLDRRYASHSDSRHREPIAKPKPEHITTLIEDGQAWEGPVQEIQHDAVPVAFHGDSEGMHPLDLVLEAGAVHGVISHDLELLLSRHFADRYFSLLLLPSCHRTLYSSCNGFESRESQWPIDVRDAIVSARGWGTTNDIPRHVSAATRIVTLRLLNRPDSTPRLFDRLAIESVVYQTFLVSTGLWSDSSELSYDFNPDFWDGAEKVLERSTLFPGNQRALNSPVLGVPASLFRLVMLLRQCYRVGFSLDPTTLEQLRNEVASWEEQLLYDEDFRSRFNETAKLTPQETCFRDGSYLYVTLASLLLEKILQGQVSAGPPLAVPKDTWQIQMAVQVLKSHQNDQVWTKCYLGDWPIYSLGLFMSSTEHKQLTTLINITATTISRIKMGSISVDQYTDFRSIAVDGLPFFTPKQRVPVGTALLAPDDGVTEDTITPAFRPIMIRSKTFQNRIWVAPMCMYSCQDGMFSDFHVMHYGQWAMRGSALITLEATAVTQRGRNTPQDAGLWSDDHIPPLKRVIDVIHSQSQKVAIQLQHAGRKCSICPPWLGLRLVPDAYGGFAKDVQGPTAEPWNENYATPSEMTEAEILETIGAYGKAAARAVRAGIDVIAIHGAHGYLIHSFASPATNKRTDRWGGSFEGRTRFGIEVVRAVRRNIPEDMPLFWKISAVDWLPAGEGWELEDTLRYVPILASEGVDLFDVSSGGTDRHQKVQLGQQYQVPFAKAVKDLKLPNVFVGAVGWIRDGETVHNILSNEKADVVHVAREFLRDPNFVQKVALSTKTEVTWVDQYHRAPMNKKYVESTTTITTDRKALDNVTQTHENQASNKMSS, translated from the exons ATGTTGAACCCCGTTGAAGCTCTCTCCAAGTATCCTCCCACTCTCTCAATTATCTCCGACACGTTCTCGTCTGCCTTCTCAAGGAGTGTGACATACCAGAATGACACACAAACGACAAGCACTATGAGTGGCGCTACTCGGCCGAAACTCCGTACCAAAACTGGCTGTCTGACCT GCAGACAGCGCCGTAAGAAATGCAACGAGAAGTTCCCTGTCTGCGACGCCTGCAGCTTGTCCAGCAGGAATTGTCAATGGCCGTCGTCTTCAGACCTCCTTGATCGTCGCTATGCTTCCCACTCCGACTCTCGACATCGAGAGCCTATCGCTAAACCGAAACCCGAGCACATAACGACACTAATAGAAGATGGTCAGGCCTGGGAGGGGCCGGTGCAGGAAATCCAGCATGATGCTGTTCCTGTCGCTTTTCACGGCGACTCCGAAGGGATGCACCCCCTGGATCTTGTCTTGGAGGCTGGCGCTGTCCATGGCGTCATCTCCCATGACCTAGAGCTCCTGCTCTCTCGACATTTTGCCGACAGATACTTTtctcttctgctgctgcctaGCTGCCATC GAACTCTCTACTCTTCTTGCAACGGTTTCGAGTCACGAGAATCACAATGGCCTATTGATGTCCGTGATGCTATTGTATCTGCACGGG GATGGGGCACCACCAACGATATACCACGGCATGTCAGTGCGGCAACCCGCATCGTCACACTCCGCCTTCTAAACCGACCCGACAGCACACCACGGCTTTTTGATAGACTAGCCATCGAGAGCGTCGTCTACCAGACCTTCCTTGTTTCGACCGGCCTTTGGTCTGACAGTAGTGAACTTAGTTATGATTTTAATCCTGACTTCTGGGATGGAGCCGAGAAGGTATTGGAACGGTCAACCCTCTTTCCAGGGAACCAGAGGGCCCTCAACAGCCCAGTGCTTGGTGTACCTGCGTCACTTTTCCGACTGGTCATGTTGCTGAGACAATGCTATCGAGTTGGCTTCTCACTTGACCCGACCACTCTGGAGCAACTGAGGAACGAGGTGGCCAGCTGGGAAGAACAATTACTCTACGACGAGGACTTCCGATCACGCTTTAATGAGACCGCAAAACTAACGCCTCAGGAAACATGTTTTAGGGACGGGAGCTATCTCTACGTAACACTTGCTTCTCTTTTGTTGGAGAAGATATTGCAGGGCCAGGTGAGCGCGGGACCCCCGCTCGCTGTTCCCAAGGATACCTGGCAGATTCAAATGGCGGTTCAGGTTCTCAAGAGTCATCAAAATGACCAGGTGTGGACAAAATGTTATCTCGGCGACTGGCCCATCTATTCCCTCGGGTTGTTCATGTCATCTACTGAACACAAGCAACTG ACCACTTTAATTAACATCACCGCTACGACAATATCTCGAATCAAGATGGGTTCTATCTCAGTCGACCAGTACACCGACTTCAGGAGCATCGCTGTCGATGGACTTCCCTTCTTCACTCCCAAACAGCGTGTGCCCGTGGGCACGGCACTTTTGGCGCCTGATGACGGCGTGACAGAGGATACCATCACTCCAGCTTTCCGTCCCATTATGATCCGCAGCAAGACTTTCCAGAATCGCATTTGGGTTGCCCCTATGTGCATGTATAGTTGCCAGGACGGCATGTTCAGCGACTTTCATGTTATGCATTATGGGCAATGGGCTATGAGGGGTAGTGCCCTGATCACATTGGAGGCAACTGCTGTTACACAGAGG GGGCGGAACACTCCACAAGACGCAGGCCTCTGGTCTGATGACCATATCCCACCTCTTAAGCGGGTTATCGATGTGATCCACTCTCAGTCACAAAAGGTTGCTATCCAGCTACAACACGCGGGGCGGAAGTGTAGCATATGCCCCCCATGGCTTGGACTTCGTCTTGTCCCCGACGCCTATGGCGGATTTGCCAAAGACGTGCAAGGCCCAACTGCCGAGCCTTGGAACGAAAACTATGCCACACCAAGCGAGATGACGGAGGCAGAGATTCTTGAGACTATTGGGGCTTATGGTAAAGCTGCTGCCCGTGCCGTCAGGGCAGGCATTGATGTCATCGCAATCCACGGGGCCCACGGATATCTCATCCATTCCTTTGCCTCTCCTGCT ACCAACAAGAGGACCGATAGATGGGGTGGAAGCTTCGAGGGCCGCACTCGATTTGGTATCGAGGTCGTCAGAGCTGTTCGACGCAATATCCCAGAAGATATGCCACTCTTTTGGAAGATATCAGCTGTAGACTGGCTTCCTGCTGGGGAAGGCTGGGAGCTGGAAGACACTCTCCGATATGTGCCAATCTTGGCCAGCGAGGGCGTCGACCTGTTTGACGTTTCCAGCGGAGGAACCGATAGACACCAGAAAGTGCAGCTGGGACAGCAGTACCAAGTCCCCTTTGCGAAAGCCGTGAAGGACCTGAAGCTGCCCAACGTATTTGTCGGCGCCGTGGGTTGGATCCGAGACGGAGAAACAGTTCACAAT ATTCTGAGTAATGAAAAAGCAGACGTTGTCCATGTCGCCCGCGAGTTCTTGCGAGATCCCAACTTTGTTCAGAAGGTTGCGCTCTCCACCAAGACAGAGGTCACTTGGGTTGACCAATATCACCGCGCGCCAA TGAACAAAAAGTATGTCGAGTCAACCACCACGATAACTACGGATCGAAAGGCCTTGGATAATGTCACACAGACGCATGAAAACCAGGCTTCAAACAAGATGAGCTCTTAG
- a CDS encoding MFS domain-containing protein translates to MASQVPIPGTVQLVDAQGIFNVKHGQQARDIVLVPQPTDNPDDPLRWSVPRKTRNIICAMTWCFFVAAMISGLSPAYLLIERDTGISVADLSTGNGLLFLFLGWGTMITQCLALNYGRRLTLMVSIICTTGVTLWTAYVQTRGEFFANRILLGIVSSPQETLIEVIIGDIFFTHDRGFYMGAYSWTLWCGAFLAPVASGYVAQDLGWRWIQYVLTFIGAGVAVVTFFFFEETMFYRHNNVGDFRGISGLDPDHTGNITEVVADAKSGADEEAKIRAVNRDEDSASRSIQTSAFESTESTRTYLDKLKFWGFRDARQPNTFKLFFLPIQLLLMFPGMFFGGLLVGGILSWYNVVGGSLALILGNPPYNFSANNIGLCYLACVVGVTIGCFISGWMSDALALRLARRNGGVMEPEQRLWTCLIALVAHPAGCLLYGVGASYQIHWFGIVFGLGLISVTLPMGSNLAFTYILDSYKEVAGEGLVSAILIRNMMGFAFGYAVVPMIENLGLRYAFVLIAILGLALWCSAFVMIYVGKTLRRSTAQSYWNLVERYGATAH, encoded by the exons ATGGCGTCTCAAGTACCCATCCCTGGTACAGTTCAACTCGTCGATGCTCAGGGCATCTTCAACGTCAAGCATGGTCAACAAGCCCGAGACATTGTCCTTGTCCCCCAACCCACCGACAATCCCGATGATCCTTTACGATGGAGCGTCCCCCGAAAGACAAGAAACATCATCTGTGCTATGACGTGGTGCTTCTTTGTTGCTGCCATGATCTCGGGCCTGTCGCCAGCGTACCTTCTCATCGAGCGCGATACTGGAATTTCTGTTGCCGACCTCAGCACAGGAAATGGCCTTCTCTTTCTGTTTCTCGGCTGGGGTACAATGATCACACAGTGTCTTGCACTGAACTACGGCCGTCGCTTGACCCTCATGGTGTCTATCATCTGCACCACTGGCGTAACCCTATGGACAGCATACGTGCAGACGAGAGGGGAGTTCTTCGCCAACAGAATCCTCCTCGGCATTGTGTCTTCTCCACAGGAGACGCTCATTGAGGTTATCATCGGAGATATCTTCTTTACGCACGACCGAGGTTTCTACATGGGTGCTTACAGTTGGACCCTGTGGTGCGGTGCATTTCTGGCACCGGTGGCATCTGGCTACGTCGCGCAGGATCTTGGCTGGCGATGGATCCAATATGTCTTGACCTTCATTGGAGCTGGCGTTGCAGTAGTcaccttctttttctttgagGAGACAATGTTCTACCGCCACAACAACGTTGGAGACTTTCGCGGCATCTCGGGTCTTGACCCAGACCACACGGGCAATATCACCGAAGTGGTTGCTGATGCTAAGTCCGGTGCAGACGAAGAGGCCAAGATACGGGCAGTCAACCGAGACGAAGATTCCGCCTCGAGGTCTATCCAGACATCCGCATTTGAGTCAACAGAAAGCACCAGAACCTACCTTGATAAGCTCAAGTTCTGGGGCTTCCGCGATGCACGACAACCCAACACCTTCAAGCTTTTCTTCTTGCCTATCCAGCTACTCCTCATGTTTCCTGGCATGTTCTTCGgtggcctcctcgtcggtgGAATCCTCTCCTGGTACAACGTTGTCGGCGGCTCGCTGGCCCTGATTCTGGGCAACCCTCCGTACAACTTTAGCGCAAACAACATCGGCCTTTGCTATCTCGCTTGTGTCGTCGGCGTCACTATCGGTTGTTTCATCTCAGGTTGGATGTCGGATGCTCTCGCCCTCCGCCTTGCGCGACGAAATGGAGGCGTCATGGAACCCGAGCAGCGTCTCTGGACTTGTCTCATTGCCCTCGTGGCGCACCCTGCCGGCTGTCTCCTCTATGGAGTCGGGGCATCATATCAGATCCATTGGTTCGGAATCGTATTTGGTCTAGGCCTCATCTCTGTCACTCTTCCAATGGGCTCCAACCTAGCCTTTACCTACATTCTCGACAGTTACAAGGAGGTTGCCGGTGAGGGCCTTGTCTCAGCTATCCTTATCCGCAACATGATGG gtttTGCTTTCGGTTACGCTGTTGTCCCCATGATTGAGAACCTTGGCCTTCGATATGCCTTCGTGCTAATCGCcatcttgggcttggccTTGTGGTGCAGCGCATTTGTCATGATCTATGTTGGGAAGACTCTTCGACGCTCGACTGCCCAGTCATACTGGAATCTCGTTGAGCGATATGGTGCCACGGCCCATTAA